Proteins from a genomic interval of Microbacterium abyssi:
- a CDS encoding aldo/keto reductase, whose protein sequence is MPTRTLGDLQVSSLGMGAMTLTQTPDKDPAQGIQTVQAALDAGITLFDTADSYGPSGEMGVNELALIRALRTRPDALNDVVIATKGGHTRGPNATWWVDGTPEHIARAARDSLQRLGLEALPLYQHHRPDIRVPYADSLGALRQLVDDGIAVRIGVSNVDASQLDTATEILGDRLVSVQNEYSPLERSNEAILRLCEQRGLTFLAWGPLGGMRAAKGLGAAAPAFQRVAERRGVSVQQVAVAWLLALSPRLIPVPGASRPQSVRSSVAAATLELDDGELAELDRVNTSVEGEPS, encoded by the coding sequence ATGCCGACCAGAACCCTGGGTGATCTTCAGGTCTCTTCGCTCGGCATGGGGGCGATGACGCTCACGCAGACTCCCGATAAAGACCCTGCGCAGGGAATACAGACCGTTCAGGCGGCACTGGATGCAGGCATCACGCTGTTCGACACAGCGGACAGTTACGGGCCGAGCGGTGAGATGGGAGTGAACGAACTCGCTCTCATCCGTGCCCTGCGCACGCGTCCTGACGCGCTCAATGATGTGGTGATCGCCACGAAGGGCGGCCACACTCGTGGGCCGAACGCCACGTGGTGGGTCGACGGGACTCCGGAGCACATCGCTCGGGCGGCACGCGATTCGCTGCAGCGGCTCGGCTTGGAGGCGCTGCCGTTGTACCAGCATCATCGTCCGGACATCCGTGTGCCGTATGCCGACTCTCTGGGAGCTCTGCGGCAACTCGTCGACGACGGAATCGCCGTGCGCATCGGCGTATCCAACGTCGATGCGTCACAGCTCGATACCGCGACAGAGATTCTCGGTGACCGACTCGTCAGCGTGCAGAACGAGTACTCGCCGTTGGAGCGCTCGAACGAAGCCATACTGCGGCTGTGCGAACAGCGCGGGCTCACCTTCCTCGCTTGGGGGCCGCTGGGCGGAATGCGCGCGGCGAAGGGCCTGGGTGCAGCTGCTCCCGCGTTCCAGCGAGTCGCTGAGCGTCGCGGTGTCAGCGTGCAGCAGGTCGCCGTGGCCTGGCTGCTCGCTCTTTCGCCGCGGCTCATTCCCGTTCCCGGCGCCAGCAGGCCGCAGAGCGTGCGCAGCTCTGTCGCTGCGGCGACGCTTGAGCTCGATGATGGCGAGCTTGCGGAACTCGACCGAGTGAACACCTCAGTAGAAGGAGAACCATCATGA
- a CDS encoding SDR family NAD(P)-dependent oxidoreductase translates to MSHSSQPQHTIVTGGASGIGAAVVDLLRERGHRVTVLDMRPSDRDDVDSEIADVRDEAAVKTAVDNASRRSPATGLVVCHGIRGAYVPALEMDLDFMRRLYDIHVVGALAVSREFVRRLDGAHGSIVLISSTTAYRGWANQVDYGPAKAAERQLMENLAVEWAPLGVRVNAVAPGHTLTPMVKDLASTGYDLSAVERRTPRGQLATPREMAESIVWLLLDASHVIGQCLPVDGGWTAVGK, encoded by the coding sequence ATGAGTCACTCATCACAGCCCCAGCACACGATCGTGACCGGCGGGGCGAGCGGGATAGGGGCCGCCGTCGTGGATCTGCTGCGTGAGCGCGGCCATCGGGTGACGGTGCTCGACATGCGGCCGAGCGATCGGGACGATGTCGACAGCGAGATCGCAGATGTCCGAGACGAAGCTGCAGTCAAGACCGCCGTGGACAACGCGAGCCGTCGATCGCCGGCCACAGGACTGGTCGTGTGCCACGGTATCCGTGGTGCCTACGTGCCGGCGCTTGAGATGGACCTCGATTTCATGCGTCGCCTCTACGACATTCATGTGGTCGGTGCGCTGGCTGTCTCCAGGGAGTTCGTGCGGCGCCTGGACGGTGCTCACGGTTCGATCGTGCTGATCTCCTCCACCACGGCATACCGCGGTTGGGCGAACCAGGTTGACTACGGTCCCGCGAAAGCCGCCGAGCGGCAACTCATGGAGAATCTGGCCGTGGAGTGGGCGCCGCTCGGTGTTCGGGTCAACGCAGTCGCCCCCGGTCATACGCTGACGCCGATGGTGAAGGACCTGGCCAGTACGGGATACGACCTCAGCGCCGTTGAACGGCGCACGCCGCGCGGACAGCTCGCCACACCGCGAGAGATGGCAGAGTCCATCGTCTGGTTGCTGCTCGATGCCAGCCACGTGATCGGACAGTGTCTTCCTGTGGACGGCGGGTGGACGGCGGTCGGCAAGTGA
- a CDS encoding CoA transferase subunit A, which produces MSDKRVGIDEAVASLESGMTIGIGGWGSRRKPMALVRAILRSDLTDLTVVTFGGPDVGLLAAAGRIRKLIYGFVSLDSIPLDPLFTQARERGELEIEEYDEGMYVTGLRAAGARLDFLPIRAGLGSDVIPANPHLRTVKSPYSDDEYVAMPALNLDVALVHVNRADPQGNAQYLGPDPYFDDLLAMAAKRTIVSAEKVVPTAELLDEGSFHTLLFSRMYASDVVEAPRGAHFTTCEPDYGRDEAFQRHYVAAAKDSEAWPEFERTFLQTDEDGYHAAVSRFHATQGEA; this is translated from the coding sequence ATGTCAGACAAGCGCGTGGGCATAGATGAGGCAGTCGCCTCTCTCGAGAGCGGGATGACCATCGGGATAGGTGGATGGGGCTCGCGCCGCAAGCCGATGGCACTCGTGCGAGCCATCCTTCGCAGCGATCTGACCGATCTCACCGTTGTGACCTTCGGCGGCCCCGACGTCGGACTCCTGGCCGCGGCGGGCCGCATCCGAAAGCTCATCTACGGTTTCGTCTCCCTCGACAGCATCCCTCTCGACCCGCTGTTCACCCAGGCCCGCGAGCGTGGCGAGCTCGAGATCGAGGAGTACGACGAAGGGATGTACGTGACCGGACTGCGGGCCGCTGGCGCACGACTCGACTTCCTGCCGATCCGTGCAGGACTCGGCTCCGACGTGATCCCTGCCAACCCGCACCTGCGCACGGTGAAGTCGCCGTACTCCGACGACGAGTACGTCGCGATGCCGGCGCTGAACCTCGACGTCGCCCTCGTGCATGTCAACCGCGCAGACCCGCAGGGCAACGCGCAGTATCTCGGCCCCGACCCCTACTTCGACGACCTGCTCGCGATGGCCGCGAAGCGCACGATCGTGTCGGCCGAGAAGGTCGTGCCGACCGCCGAACTGCTCGACGAAGGCAGCTTCCACACTCTGCTGTTCAGCCGCATGTACGCCTCCGACGTCGTCGAAGCCCCACGAGGCGCGCACTTCACGACGTGCGAACCCGACTACGGCCGCGACGAGGCCTTCCAGCGCCACTACGTCGCGGCGGCGAAGGACTCCGAAGCGTGGCCGGAGTTCGAGCGCACCTTTCTGCAGACCGACGAGGACGGCTACCACGCGGCCGTCTCCCGCTTCCACGCCACGCAAGGAGAAGCATGA
- a CDS encoding LLM class flavin-dependent oxidoreductase has translation MMHLAAYIQGVGAAQAAWRSPRTDAANALGLDHWIETARVAETACFDAFFLADVLAIGDQIATDATERPDPVAVLSAITGFTERIGLVGTSSTTFNDPFTVARQFATLDHLSRGRAGWNVVTTAVGASAANYGSAALPDHADRYERAEEFVEVVTALWDGWDADAIVGDASSGRYADLERIHAVAHSGKHFQVAGPLPLRRSPQGRPVIAQAGSSGPGMNLSAAWAEMTFTTQWDMDSSREFVARTRELSAEHGRAPGSLRVLPGIMPFVGSTEQEAQALAREFGGFVDVAGLSAFLTHHLGNLDLDDVDPDAPLPDLRPRLAENASVSRPRLYIETALKEGLTLRQLAQRIALTLGHRPVIGTPEAIADDLERWFTAGAADGFIVLPADLPQGLKDFGEQVVPILQERGLFRREYTGSTLREHLSE, from the coding sequence ATGATGCATCTCGCCGCGTACATCCAAGGAGTCGGAGCAGCCCAGGCGGCATGGCGCTCGCCTCGCACCGACGCGGCCAATGCTCTGGGGCTGGATCACTGGATCGAGACCGCTCGGGTTGCCGAGACAGCGTGCTTCGACGCCTTCTTCCTCGCCGATGTTCTCGCAATCGGCGACCAGATCGCCACGGATGCCACGGAACGGCCGGATCCGGTCGCGGTGCTGTCAGCGATCACCGGATTCACCGAGCGCATCGGTCTCGTGGGTACCAGCTCCACGACGTTCAATGACCCCTTCACGGTGGCTCGCCAGTTCGCGACGCTCGATCATCTAAGCAGAGGTCGCGCAGGGTGGAACGTCGTCACGACGGCAGTCGGAGCGTCCGCTGCGAACTACGGCTCGGCGGCGCTGCCGGATCATGCTGACCGCTATGAACGCGCAGAGGAGTTCGTCGAGGTGGTCACGGCGCTCTGGGATGGTTGGGACGCGGATGCCATCGTCGGGGATGCGTCATCCGGACGGTATGCAGACCTCGAACGGATCCATGCGGTCGCGCACAGCGGCAAGCATTTTCAAGTGGCAGGCCCCCTTCCGTTGCGGCGCTCGCCGCAGGGGCGTCCGGTGATCGCCCAAGCCGGGTCATCCGGACCAGGAATGAACCTCAGCGCCGCTTGGGCGGAGATGACGTTCACCACGCAGTGGGATATGGACTCCAGCCGCGAGTTCGTTGCGCGAACACGGGAGCTGTCGGCGGAGCACGGCCGCGCGCCGGGAAGCCTCAGGGTGCTGCCCGGCATCATGCCCTTCGTCGGTTCCACCGAGCAGGAAGCACAGGCACTGGCACGCGAGTTCGGAGGCTTCGTCGATGTCGCCGGTCTCAGCGCATTCCTCACCCACCATCTCGGAAATCTCGATCTCGATGACGTCGACCCGGATGCACCGCTGCCGGACCTGCGTCCACGTCTCGCGGAGAACGCGAGCGTGTCTCGTCCCCGCCTCTACATCGAGACGGCGCTCAAGGAAGGGCTGACTCTTCGCCAGCTCGCTCAGCGCATCGCGCTGACCCTCGGGCACCGCCCGGTGATCGGTACGCCCGAGGCGATCGCCGACGACCTGGAACGCTGGTTCACGGCTGGTGCGGCGGACGGCTTCATCGTCCTGCCAGCGGACCTGCCGCAGGGGTTGAAGGATTTCGGAGAGCAGGTCGTGCCGATCCTGCAGGAGCGCGGACTCTTCCGTCGCGAGTACACGGGCAGCACTCTCCGGGAGCACCTGAGCGAATGA